A genomic region of Gadus macrocephalus chromosome 5, ASM3116895v1 contains the following coding sequences:
- the fbxo30a gene encoding F-box only protein 30a codes for MELQHAHCLKCVNRRCMTRPEAGVSCDLIGCPLVCGAVFHGCKLEEHRVLCPYERVPCLNTGFGCPFTMARFKMAEHLATCPASVVCCTMEWNRWPVSYADRKSYENLSKDFDEVEQLDMALALQDQRMLLESLRVTTTISQPGDKPPDRGAGQTAAEEAGAGSGLANGAVDMEDEPYSGLYKASVETTRTLTAALEILTSSKSMAGIAAHLHGANGEQNGAVCRGTNGDSHGRHDNAEDSESVDMRESDSDSECELGAVGGLDCAVAAGTNGDATPWAGHGGSVELFAEDEQDECLDVVLDEAPYVRPTGRYRPAPVVPAEPDGALPAPFPPAASAVMPYLLPDHLRNNLLQHLPVELGYRCLERKLQNVGMSLFPFNGHRSLLSDPHLYRAKKADKAVDTSDLEVADDPMGLHGIDLITAALLFCLGDSPGGRGISDSRFVDGYHIDFGTQTFSFPSAILATNTMVGDIGSASACDHASPQLSNPSPFHTLRLDLVLECVARYQTKQRSMFTFVCGQLFRRSEFSSHFKNVHGDIHAGLNGWMEHRCPLAYYGCTYSQRRFCPSVQGSRVIHDRHLGSFGVQLSLPLKPGEKPLRSTCSFGAQCDHFSSLPFEILQHIASFLDGFSLCQLSRASGGMREVCASLLLMRGMVVMLWGKKQRADGSSTWQITDKVWRFSTAFGTVTEWKFANIASMADHLKKCKFNTVTRREDAVPLPCMCFTRELTKEGRCLRSVLKPVA; via the exons ATGGAGCTCCAGCACGCGCACTGCCTGAAGTGTGTCAACAGACGGTGCATGACCAGACCGGAGGCGGGCGTCTCGTGCGACCTCATTGGCTGCCCTCTGGTGTGCGGAGCGGTGTTCCACGGATGCAAGCTGGAGGAGCACCGCGTGCTGTGTCCGTACGAGCGGGTCCCGTGCCTCAACACGGGCTTCGGGTGCCCCTTCACCATGGCCCGCTTCAAGATGGCGGAGCACCTGGCCACGTGCCCCGCCAGCGTGGTGTGCTGCACCATGGAGTGGAACCGCTGGCCCGTCAGCTACGCCGACCGCAAGTCGTACGAGAACCTCAGCAAAGACTTTGATGAGGTGGAGCAGCTGGACATGGCCCTGGCCCTGCAGGACCAGAGGATGCTGCTGGAGTCGCTGCGGGtgaccaccaccatctcccagCCCGGGGACAAGCCCCCGGACCGCGGGGCCGGGCAGACCGCAGCGGAGGAGGCGGGGGCCGGGTCGGGGCTGGCCAACGGGGCCGTGGACATGGAGGACGAGCCGTACAGCGGCCTCTACAAGGCCTCGGTGGAGACCACCAGGACGCTAACGGCCGCGCTGGAGATCCTCACCAGCTCCAAGAGCATGGCGGGGATCGCGGCCCACCTCCACGGGGCGAACGGGGAGCAGAACGGAGCGGTGTGCCGCGGAACCAACGGGGACAGCCACGGCCGGCACGACAACGCCGAGGACTCTGAGAGCGTGGACATGAGGGAGAGCGACTCCGACTCTGAGTGTGAGCTGGGGGCGGTGGGCGGCCTGGACTGCGCCGTCGCGGCGGGCACCAACGGGGACGCAACCCCCTGGGCGGGGCACGGCGGTTCTGTTGAGTTGTTTGCGGAAGACGAGCAGGACGAGTGTCTGGACGTTGTGTTGGACGAAGCGCCCTATGTCAGGCCCACGGGGCGCTATCGCCCCGCACCTGTTGTCCCCGCGGAGCCCGACGGGGCTCTACCAGCGCCGTTCCCCCCGGCTGCGTCTGCGGTCATGCCCTACCTGCTGCCGGATCACCTCCGCAACAACCTGCTGCAGCACCTCCCCGTGGAGCTGGGCTATCGGTGTCTGGAGCGCAAGCTGCAGAACGTGGGCATGAGCCTGTTCCCCTTCAATGGGCATCGCAGCCTGCTGTCGGACCCCCACCTGTACCGCGCCAAGAAGGCGGACAAGGCGGTGGACACATCGGACCTGGAAGTGGCTGATGACCCCATGGGACTCCATGGCATCGACCTGATCACCGCCGCCCTGCTCTTCTGTCTGGGCGACTCCCCCGGAGGCCGGGGCATCTCCGACAGCCGCTTTGTGGACGGATACCACATCGACTTCGGCACGCAGACCTTCTCCTTCCCCTCGGCCATCCTGGCCACCAACACCATGGTGGGGGACATCGGCTCGGCCTCGGCCTGCGACCACGCCAGCCCGCAGCTGTCCAACCCCAGCCCCTTCCACACGCTGCGGCTGGACCTGGTGCTGGAGTGCGTGGCCCGCTACCAGACCAAGCAGCGCTCCATGTTCACCTTCGTGTGCGGCCAGCTGTTCCGGCGCAGCGAGTTCTCCTCCCACTTCAAGAACGTCCACGGGGACATCCACGCCGGGCTGAACGGCTGGATGGAGCACCGCTGTCCCCTTGCCTACTACGGCTGCACCTACTCCCAGAGACGCTTCTGCCCCTCGGTGCAGGGCTCCCGGGTCATCCACGACCGGCACCTGGGCTCCTTCGGCGTGCAGCTGTCGCTGCCCCTGAAGCCGGGGGAGAAGCCCCTCCGGAGTACCTGCAGCTTCGGCGCCCAGTGCGACCACTTCAGCAGCCTCCCCTTCGAGATCCTCCAGCACATCGCCAGCTTCCTGGACGGCTTCAGCCTGTGCCAGCTGTCCCGGGCGTCCGGCGGGATGCGGGAGGTGTGTGCCAGTCTGCTGCTGATGCGAGGCATGGTGGTGATGCTCTGGGGGAAGAAGCAGCGGGCGGATGGCTCTTCTACGTGGCAGATCACCGATAAG GTGTGGCGCTTCAGCACGGCCTTCGGCACGGTGACGGAGTGGAAGTTTGCCAACATCGCCAGCATGGCAGACCACCTGAAGAAGTGCAAGTTCAACACAGTGACGCGCCGCGAGGACGCCGTCCCCCTGCCCTGCATGTGCTTCACCCGGGAGCTGACCAAGGAGGGCCGCTGTCTGCGCTCCGTCCTCAAGCCCGTGGCCTGA
- the si:dkeyp-110a12.4 gene encoding alpha-tectorin produces MRAVGLVWCACLGLGLMKATWANSLSEPEDQELNETVVCTNNRMDVLIPKAFFLNKVPPVYVWDLHLNEPACRGVETGEDYVFSIKNNLSDCGTVMAYDDTHIMFSNTIRNNDSDIVTRNYINITFVCRYPKNYMVQQPDGENLVRVDVRTITLTTEDGNFSVSMLLYKDRAFEDRWTTVPSLTLEDDIFVKIFMIPAHLTLRAERCWATPTSDPYSNIQYTFIKDRWVSPVRGPGGGLDCVDDTDTLLLTFCCSPSM; encoded by the exons atgAGAGCTGTGGGTTTAGTGTGGTGTGCCTGCTTGGGGCTGGGCCTGATGAAGGCCACCTGGGCCAACTCTCTATCGGAGCCTGAAGACCAAG AACTCAACGAGACGGTGGTGTGCACCAACAACCGCATGGACGTTCTCATCCCCAAGGCCTTCTTCCTCAACAAGGTCCCCCCTGTTTAC gtctgggattTACATCTGAACGAGCCGGCGTGTCGGGGCGTGGAGACGGGAGAGGACTATGTGTTtagcatcaaaaacaacctctCGGACTGCGGGACGGTGATG GCATACGATGACACACACATCATGTTTAGCAACACAATCCGCAACAACGATTCGGACATCGTCACCAGGAACTACATCAACATCACCTTTGTGTGCCGCTACCCCAAAAACTACATGGTGCAGCAGCCCGACGGAGAGAACCTGGTCCGGGTGGACGTCAG AACGATCACCCTGACCACGGAGGACGGGAACTTCTCTGTGTCCATGCTACTGTACAAGGACCGGGCCTTTGAGGACCGGTGGACCACGGTGCCCTCCCTGACCTTGGAGGACGACATCTTTGTCAAGATATTCATG ATCCCAGCTCACTTGACGCTGCGTGCGGAGAGATGCTGGGCCACCCCCACCAGTGACCCTTACAGCAACATCCAGTACACCTTCATCAAGGACAGGTGGGTGAGCCCCGTCCGGGGCCCTGGCGGTGGACTGGACTGCGTTGATGATACAGATACCTTGTTGTTGACATTCTGCTGCTCTCCAAGCATGTAG